gaatgaatgcttggtattaattctgaaaatttgcATATACCATCATCCTGAAAATGCTAGGATGCTTCTAAGAATATTTTGAATAACCGTCCACTACCTTTTTGCACCTTGCTACCTGTTTACATGTAGTAAACTTATATGCACATGGTCCAATTTATGTTAACATATGCATgcgtcaagagaagaagaaattTTCTAGAATTACTCAGAATAGTAGAATTATTTGTTATAGTCATTATTTAATCCATGTAGGATATTTTGCTACCATTGAAGTGTAGTGAACTCAGGATATATTTCCTGATTACTCTCTAGAATGAGTATATGGCCAGGAGAAATAACAAATGCATTGTGGGACTCACTGTATGAGAAAAATCCCAAATTATGATTACGAAATATCATATTACACTGAAAGTCGAATTTTCAAGCTTGTATGCCTATAGATCGAGGTATAATGCTGCTCTATAAATAATAGCTTGAAGCTTTGTATTAAATGTCTagaagacaagatggtaaataagATTTTATCAATGTATATTCGCGAAGAAATATATCTTGTGTATAGAATATCAAAGAGCATTGTAATACATGAAGTATTGAATTTATCATCAGAAATTACTCAAACAGGAagttgagttagaatttttagaCAACTCTATGAACCCATGCATATCGTTTTGCACTCATAGGATGGATGAAAATACTAGTTTTCTGTTTAAAATAAAATTGCTTGGTAATCACAAAAAAGCTAGCCCTTCAATGGCCACACAGAGCAAAACAATTGGAACCGGGAGTCCTGCAATGAGTACAAGGTGTAAAAGAAGATTAAGTTTGTGATTACCATATCCCAAAATGGATGTTATGTAATGTGAACACGTATAACAATTGtctgttatatatatatgaacctgGATGCTAAATTTTAAAATTATGTAAGCTATGTTAATATCATGCTACATGTGAAGCCTGGATGTTATTGTCATTTCTATGCACCTATTTAATTCATATGGTAAGATGATGCTGGTGCTTTTAATTTTTGAGATTTCTTAATTTGTACAagcaaataaaaaagaaaaagtgtaagattttttataaaaaattgcCATGAAAGACAGCAACAACCAACATATGGGAGAGAACTTGCAATAATCATCCTGTGAGCGTAACGTCATGGCCAAAAATTTCAGAAGGGGCAAAACGGTCTTTTGCATAGGATTTATGGAAATGTCATATATGAAAGAAAAATTAACAGAGTGGACAAATAAGAAAGATTTCaagtttagatttcaaatacaagaacatatttttttttctattgtCAGCGGGCAGCAAGAAAGGTGGCGGAGCCTCCGCATGACAAACGTCATACGGCGCTGGACTGgacatgtgtgtgtatatatatatcaatcgACGGACTAAGTACCATGCATGCACATATATGGTGACTGTACATGGTGCTTAGTATGAGTTGATTTCAGCTAAGGAACAAATTGCTCGATTGGACGTACTTTAACTTTATCCAAGCAAACTAACGTGCTTTACACCAAAGGTGCGCACAAAGTAAAATTCCACACGCGGGACAGACGATACCGTGAAGTAACCCTGTGGTTGGCCCGATTAGGAGCACGGTGTGTTATCCTCGACCGCCATCGAAAGCGACTGTACCCATGTATAGTATCAAGTTACCACGACGACTTCAGGATAATTTTACCACTACTTCTTCAGCTCGTCGCCGATTAGCCTGAGGAACACGTAACCTGTAATCAATTATCCTTAATCTTCACagctcaccatggtcacaccgAATAAAGATGAGAAAATTTACTATCTGACACTAGAAAAAGTTGTGTTCTTCTATTTGACATCCAAACTTGAAATCTTTCTTATTTGTCCACTCTGTCAATTTTTCTTTCCTATATAACATTTCCGTCAAGTCTGTTGGTGTGCACCGTAAGACATTCTCTTGGGAGGATGTGGAAATGCCAAAATACCCTTTGAGAAAATAAAGGTAGACAAAGAAAAAGGGCTAACCAGTTTCTGTCTGCAACCCTAGATCGAGCTAGGATGGAGGAGACTCCTTTGGGAGCACAGCCACCCCGAGCGAGGGTGCAACCGCCCAGCGCGAGGGCACAACCACCCAGCACGAGGGCTCAACTGCCCAGCGTGGGGTTGCAGCCACCCGGCGCGGGGGCACGGCTACTGACGCAGGGGCACGGCCACATGGCATTGGGGCGTGGCAGCACGCCTAGGGCCGGCTGATCAGACCGGCTTGTTCAGGTCAGTTCAAATTAGTAGttagatttatagatttttaggaTTAAATGTACATGGTCATTACTCATGCATATCGTTTTGCACTCATAGGATGGATGAAAATACTAGTTTTCTGTCAGAAATAAAATTGCTTGGCAATCACAAAAAAGCTAGCCCTTCAATGGCCACACGGAGCAAAACAATTGGAACCGGAAGTCCTGCAATGAGTACAAGGTGTATAAGAAGATTAAGTTTGTGATTACCATATCCCAAAATGGATGTTATGTAATGTGAACACGTATAACAATTGTCTGTTCTATATATATGAACCTGGATGCTAAATTTTAAAATTATGTAAGCTATGTTAATATCATGCTACATGTGAAACCTGGATGTTATTGTCATTTCTATGCACCTATTTAATTCATATTGTAAGATGATGCTGGTGCTTTTAATTTTTGAGATCTCTTAATTTGTACAagcaaataaaaaagaaaaagtgtaagattttttttaaaaaaaattgccatGAAAGACAGCAACAACCAACATATGGGGAGAGAACTTGCAATAATCATCCTGTGAGCGTAACGTCGTGGCCAAAAATTTCAGAAGGCGCAAAACGGTCTTTTTTGCATAGGATTTACGGAAATATAATATAGGAAAGAAAAATTAACAGAGTGGACAAATAAGAAAAATTTCaaatttagatttcaaatacaaGAACATAATTTTTTCTATTGTCAGCGGGCAGCAAGAAAGGTGGCGGAGCCTCCGCATGACAAACGTCGTACGGCGCTGGACTGgacatgtgtgtgtgtgtatatatcaATCAACGGATGGTGCTTAGTATGAGTTGATTTCAGCTAAGGAACAAATCACAGGTTTGCTCGATCGGACGTACTTTTAACTTTGTCCAAGCAAACTAACGTGCTTTACACCAAAGGCGCGCACAAAGTAAAATTTCTCTTGTCCTTATCCCCTAATACGTATCCCGCAATAAAAAATATCGGCATCAATTCCCCCAATCTGCTTGTCTAACCCCTCGTGCTGCCATTCGACGTTGATATGTGTCGTCTCTTGCTTCACATATTGTCGCGGGACAGTGACAGCAGAATTATACACCTTCCGATGTAGGAGTACAAATCTACCCTTTCACTAACCATGGTtacttagggcagtcccaatgaaaaaaattggtagtttctataacataggataccgtacTAAAAAAAAGTACTCATTTTCAACCCatagtttctatgagtaataactattttctctttctctctcccaactctatctttttctccaatgagagtgcgacacgagctccctagaaactggtggtttctccccaatggcgattttatggtttcttagtgcattgggtcaagagtagacctgatttcttcatgaagaaaccatttctatgatttttgctctctttcttcattaattacgttgccacatcagcgttttgcctatgtggcaagtcatttaatgaggatagaaaccatcatcaatacactattgggactgcccttaggcTAGTCTCAATGGGGTTTCATCagagttttatgggcattaaatagGCTGATGTGGCACcgtattgatgaagagagagatgataAGAGTTTCATGGGAGTAAAGAGAGTTTCAtagggatgaaactcttctgcactatttCCAAAATATGGATACATTGGTAACCGGGTCATGAAATCCCCGCTGATATTGGCCTTagtagggcagtcccaatgctacaaactacgtatagtttctatacctattaattttcaTAGATATTATATATAGAAACCATGGttccaatggatagtttctacagaacaactttttatccaatcacatacactctctctccattcgctaccaatcacatcccttcgtgtcttggttctcgtgtagacatggtttctaacttagacccggtttctatgatttttgttttctctcttcaataactaccttgccacatcagcaaaatgctttggtggcagtacaattaatgcccatagaaactatagtggtttctgcattgggagtgcccGTATAGTAGTACCACTACACTCAGCCAGCCAATCACGCACGAGCACTCGGCCGGCATGGCATGGCATTTACGCAATCGCGTCGCAACACCTAGCGGCTAGCACGCAGCGGCAGCGCTGGATCGCGCGGGACCAACCAGGCAGATCGCAACGGCGTGGTAAAAACAAGCGGGCGAATCGCGGGGCGGCGCGTTGGCGTGCAGACGAGCGCCGCCAGCCACACAAGTGATCTGCGGCCTGCGGCTGCGGGTGCACGGGGCCCGGACCGGGTTAAAACGAGGGTGGTTAAAGGCGCGGACTGCGGCAGCGGTCAATTCCTCCGCCGTATCAGAGATAAGATTTTGATGCCCGCCCCGTCCACGTCGCGATCTCGCGGGTGCCATCACCCCAAAAGGTACTAGCCCTATTCGGGGAACGCCAGCGGCAACAGTGCCGAAAGGCGCCGGGCCGCGATATGCCCCGCGCCGACGTTTCGAGCGCCCGtacgctcgctcgctcgctggcTCTCTCGCTTCGCCCGCGCGGGCGCCGGATCGGAGGAAAAAAACAGAGGATGCATGCTTGCCGCGCGCGCATACGCCTAACTTCTTTCCGTCTAGGCCTAACCTCCTTTCCTCCCCGGCCGGCAGGGCTCCTTCTCCGATAGCCGCGGCGCCCGTGCCATGGGGCACGTCTCGCGCGCTCCATGCCAAGCTCTGCCGGTACATGCCATTGGCCAACGCCGCCCGCGGACACGTGGTTTTTGCCTTTTCTCGGCAGGTGAACGCGACGGCGCCTCGACGAACCGCCAGCAAGCGCGCGCGGTTCGTTCTCGCGAGCACCGTTCGCGCCAGCACCGCCATCAAGCTGCAGAGTTTGTTACTAGCTAAGTGACGTGGGAATGAGGAGGCGGCTGCTGGACGAGAGATTCCGTTATGGCATGTTCTCAGCGCAGATATATGAGGGTGCAAGTGACATGGCACCACAGGGGATAGTGCAAATGGTCTAGCAATTTTTAAACTCGTCTGTATATACATTACAGTCCAATAATCCAACCGAAACATAGATTACACATGCAGCTATATTAATTGTGCACACAACCTGCAGGTGCCTAGATGGCGACAATGGCGGGCGACGACGGCTTTTATATCTAGCAACCAACCCATTGCAAGCCAAGATCTATACACAGCTGCGGCTCAATTAGGAAATTCTGTAGGTATGCAGTAGGCTACTAGGTAGTATGACGAACATTGTCCATGCGTGTGCATATGCATGAATCAAGCATACACATATCTTTTTTTTGGAGCTTTAAGCATACAAatatctacatgcatgcaatataATTACCGTACAGGCGTATAGTACCTGCCctattatattatatattttcCCTGTTAACTACATGTCCGTGTGAACTGTGCATATATAGTAAAATATGTATACACAGCAGTTAATTTTGTTTTATGGCGGGGATGTCATGAACAGGGGGTGGTCATGAACATGCATGCAGGCTAAATTTATTTTATGCAGGGTTCAATCTATAGATGCAAGAGGCTAAATGGCTAATTAATATATCTATGTAAGTATTGGCTAGCTAGATTTTTGCTTCAAATTGGCCTACCTGCTAGTTGCAAGGTTGCTTAATTAGCTCCGTACAAGTACGTGCTCGTGGTAGGCAATGCAGCAATATATATGCATGCACTTGTCCTTGTGGTTCACTGAATGAGACTACTATAACAACTGGTACTAGCTCCTGGCGATGCTGACTACCTGAAAAGCCAGCCATATGCATCAATGCATGCCCATAGGCAATGTCGGTATCACGGATTCACGGGTTCCAGTTCACGCCGGATAGCTGGTAGGGATGCTGGAAACCGCATGTGGCGGTGGCGGCCGCGGCAGCTTCCGGCGTTACTGGTGTGCCGAAAATGGCGTGGTGGTGATAGGTTGCCACACCTTGCCCGCCGAGCGGGTTGAGAAATGTAGGAACGATGGCATTAGTGCCACCGCTGCAGTCGCCACTATCGACGGCACCGGCGGCGCTAACAGCCGCCAGCTGGTTATTCCTTTCGGACGGCGACGACAGGGACGTACCGCCGCCGTCAGTGGTGTCTCTGTTGTACCCATGGAACCTCTGTGCCGGTGGAAGAATTGCGAGTGCCGACGCGTCGAACCAGTTGATTGGGGTGGTGGAGGACGACGGGACGAGGAGCTGCTTGGTGTCCGCTGGAGCAGCTGCCCTCGTCGCCGCGGCTAGCTGGCTCAGGGAGCTGGCGCCCGCTGGGAGGCCTGTGTCCTCTGCTGTGATGAATCCGTCCAGGAAGTTGTCCTCGTGATGGTGGTGGATCAGCGAAGTGTAGTTGTTGCCGTTATGATGAGCCGCCCTTCCTCCCCCTGCGACGGTGGCCATGGCAGCTGCAGCATGCGTCGGGTAGGCTGCCACCGCGTCCTCCACGGAGTCCTCGCACTCCATGCTCCTCTCGCCGGCTCCAAGCTTGTTGGTCTTCTTGTAGATGCGGCATAACACCCAGTCGTCGAGCTGAGACACTAGTTAGAGCTTGATCACCACACCAGCTATATATTATATTAGCGAAAACATTCTGAGAGATTATTGATGCATGCATATGTTTGTTAATGCAATCTCAGGGTAGATCGGATTATGTTCCGGTCTTTACACTGTAGAACAGTAGCGCATCACGTACCCTGAGAGACGATGTGGCCTTGCCTCCGACGACGTtgcaaggcggcggcggcggccggctggTGGTTGAGCTCGCCGCATCCGCGAGGCGGTACTCGTGCATGATCCAGTTAGTCTTGAGGCCCTTTGGCGGCTTCCCGCGGTAGAACACGAGCGCCTTCTTAACGCCAACCTTCTCGCGGTTGCCACCGGACGCCATGATGGGCTTGTCTGTGCCAGTCGCCTTCCAGTAGCCGGACGTTGCCGCCCTGTTCGGCCGCGCTCCGTTGGGGTACTTGCGGTCCCTCGGGCTGAAGAAGTACCACTCCTGCTCCCCGAAGGTCGCCTTATCTGATCAACCATCATGTCCAGGCCACAGTACGTGAGAGTAGTATGGCACATGCATGGAAGTATGCAAGCTAGATGTGCATATACTAGTATAGTATAACACATAGTAGTATTACTTTATTATTTACTTCCAAAAAGATGTGCACAGTATTAAAAGAATATTTTAATAGAGTACTACACTGCATACACAATAAGATGAGATAATCATGCCAATAAACAATTCATCAATCAAGTTGGTACACACGCTAGCTTACGTACCAGGTAGCTCCCACGGATCGAACTTGTAAAGGTCGACCTCGGCGATGATGGCGACGGGGAGCGGCACGGACGCGGCCTTCTTCTTGAGGTATTGGACGACCAGCTCCTCGTCCGTCGGGTGGAACCGGAAGCCCGGCGGGAGatccggcgccgagctcggctgCTTCTGCGGTGGCAACTCGCCGGACGACGAGTCCGTGCTCTCCATGGACCTCATCACCGTAGACCTAGCTACCCCGGCCGGCCCCTGTACCAAGCGCCAACACCAGATCAGTAGATCGATCTACCAGACTAAATATACTACGCACACAAAAAGCACAGCAGCAGCACCTTGTGCTACCCAACTGCCATGCTGTTTGCTGCTTACCGCGGGATGGATCCCTCCCTGCAGTTTGGCAGAGCCGCCGGCCTCTAGTAGTAGTGTGAAGGAGAGCAGACAGCGACGAGGATAGCCGGGGTTTGTTACGCTGTCGGTTGGGAGGATCTGATGGAGCAGGCGGCAGGCGAGTGATCTGCGCTGGGATTTTTGGTGGTTTCGCCCTGGGAATCCGTAGCGATGGAGGAGAGCCGGCCGGAGACGGAGGCGCAGGCGGGCAGGGGAAGAGTGGGAGGTACCGAAGGCATTGCCCCGAGAAATATGGCTCCGTTGCACCGAACCGCAGAGCCCCGCACCCGTCGTCCCTCGACACGTACCCCGCCGCCGCCCGTACCGCGTGTCAGCTCGCCACCGGCCGCGTCCAGcacccgcgcgcgcgcgccgTGAAAGCGATTCCGTGAAGCCCTCGCCCGGTCGCCCCTGGCCATGCGCTCGCGGGCTGGCCGCGTCGTCCGGGCTAGCTCTTCCTGAGAGCCGAGCCCAGCCCAGCCGCCGGAACAGGATCCTTGGTGGC
Above is a genomic segment from Miscanthus floridulus cultivar M001 chromosome 3, ASM1932011v1, whole genome shotgun sequence containing:
- the LOC136542473 gene encoding NAC transcription factor NAM-B2-like, with the protein product MRSMESTDSSSGELPPQKQPSSAPDLPPGFRFHPTDEELVVQYLKKKAASVPLPVAIIAEVDLYKFDPWELPDKATFGEQEWYFFSPRDRKYPNGARPNRAATSGYWKATGTDKPIMASGGNREKVGVKKALVFYRGKPPKGLKTNWIMHEYRLADAASSTTSRPPPPPCNVVGGKATSSLRLDDWVLCRIYKKTNKLGAGERSMECEDSVEDAVAAYPTHAAAAMATVAGGGRAAHHNGNNYTSLIHHHHEDNFLDGFITAEDTGLPAGASSLSQLAAATRAAAPADTKQLLVPSSSTTPINWFDASALAILPPAQRFHGYNRDTTDGGGTSLSSPSERNNQLAAVSAAGAVDSGDCSGGTNAIVPTFLNPLGGQGVATYHHHAIFGTPVTPEAAAAATATCGFQHPYQLSGVNWNP